From Spirochaetaceae bacterium, the proteins below share one genomic window:
- a CDS encoding phytanoyl-CoA dioxygenase family protein, whose amino-acid sequence MDLQPFRVSNDALSDPVELRRRFEEEGYLFLRKLQDPDKLWRLRLEILEALRGASDWMVPGSDLAEGRVDPSRAITEGNREYARIYTHVQKLRSMHASGHWPEVVDLIGTVIDGPVLPHPMKITRLWFPQYTEHTTPFHQDFVHFQSNLEVITAWTPLGDCPMELGPLAVVEGSHKVGKVVDHHFSLGAGGQKVTRPEERGIPRCSDFEIGDTLIFGCLMVHGALPNLTEDRLRVSLDNRYQRDGLPVSEQQLLPHLVEGLTWEQVYQDWPADDSLKYYWRSSQFELVERDTRFGEIAFAEALELAEQGDEHAIIALKRVVAESPNYEGVTKAQRVLEKIGLLETAPGA is encoded by the coding sequence ATGGATTTGCAGCCGTTTCGCGTCTCCAACGACGCGCTGTCCGACCCGGTGGAGTTGCGCCGGCGGTTCGAAGAGGAAGGCTACCTGTTCCTGCGCAAGTTGCAGGACCCCGACAAGCTGTGGCGGCTCCGCCTCGAAATACTGGAGGCGCTGCGGGGGGCGAGCGACTGGATGGTGCCGGGCAGCGACCTGGCGGAGGGACGCGTGGACCCGTCCAGGGCGATCACCGAGGGGAACCGCGAGTACGCGCGCATCTACACACACGTGCAGAAGCTGCGCTCGATGCACGCGTCCGGACACTGGCCCGAGGTGGTCGACCTGATCGGCACGGTCATCGACGGCCCGGTGCTGCCCCACCCGATGAAGATCACCCGCCTGTGGTTCCCGCAGTACACCGAGCACACCACGCCGTTCCACCAGGACTTCGTCCACTTCCAGAGCAACCTGGAGGTGATCACGGCGTGGACCCCGCTCGGCGACTGTCCCATGGAGCTGGGGCCGCTGGCGGTAGTGGAGGGCTCCCACAAGGTGGGCAAGGTGGTAGACCACCACTTCTCGCTCGGCGCCGGCGGCCAGAAGGTGACCCGGCCCGAGGAGCGTGGCATCCCGCGCTGCAGCGACTTCGAGATCGGTGACACGCTGATCTTCGGTTGCCTGATGGTGCACGGCGCGCTGCCCAACCTGACCGAGGACCGGCTGCGCGTCTCGCTCGACAACCGCTACCAGCGCGACGGCCTGCCGGTATCGGAACAGCAGCTTCTCCCGCACCTGGTCGAGGGCCTTACCTGGGAGCAGGTGTACCAGGACTGGCCGGCAGACGACTCGCTGAAGTACTACTGGCGATCCTCGCAATTCGAGCTGGTCGAGCGGGACACACGGTTCGGCGAAATCGCGTTCGCGGAGGCGCTGGAACTGGCCGAGCAGGGTGACGAGCACGCCATCATCGCCCTCAAAAGGGTTGTCGCGGAGAGTCCCAACTACGAGGGCGTGACCAAGGCGCAGCGGGTGCTGGAGAAGATCGGCCTCCTGGAGACGGCGCCCGGCGCGTGA
- a CDS encoding rhodanese-like domain-containing protein: MARVIERDEVRRLLAEGEAVLIEVMPEEEFRRGHIAGAVNIPLERIGATCRQRYRTDQQLILYCADQACAASGLAARKLAFFGFHDTLEYGAGKQDWQDAGLPMASGP, from the coding sequence ATGGCTCGGGTAATCGAGCGCGACGAGGTGCGGCGCCTGCTGGCGGAGGGCGAGGCGGTGCTGATCGAGGTGATGCCGGAAGAAGAGTTCCGGCGCGGCCACATTGCCGGCGCGGTGAACATTCCGCTGGAGCGGATCGGCGCCACCTGCCGGCAGCGCTACCGGACGGACCAGCAGCTCATCCTGTACTGCGCCGACCAGGCGTGCGCGGCCAGCGGCCTGGCGGCGCGCAAGCTGGCCTTCTTCGGTTTCCACGACACCCTGGAGTACGGCGCCGGCAAGCAGGACTGGCAGGACGCCGGCCTGCCGATGGCGTCCGGTCCCTGA
- a CDS encoding sulfatase-like hydrolase/transferase, whose product MSGTPRRPKRPNILWLCTDQQRYDTLGAQGNRHVRTPRLDELWRSGTAFTHAYCQSPICTPSRASFLTGTYPSTCHNTRNGNDTFVGRFPLVTRLLADAGYDCGLIGKLHLASAYGRIEPRADDGYRYWRYSHGPRDDWPVGHDYADWVRAHGAVLGELIQDPAGVPAPLHQTTWAAERTIEFINEQRAAETPWLACVNIYDPHPPFNPPQEYRDRYDPAAMPGPLFRDSDLAQQERLEAVDFQSKGRPPDDLDIRSPVIPVSPGREGAAAAGAPGGDASAMPAHTTARDARTLQAAYYAMIELIDDQVGRVLDALRESGQADNTLVIFTSDHGEMLGDHGLIQKGCRFYEGLVRVPLILSWPGEIGAGQRSDALVELTDLAPTLLEAAGEAVPEWMQGRSLLPMSTGAAPLDHHREAVWCEFFDALDAPDATRATMYRRGRYKLVVYHGHGLGELYDLERDPGEFDNLWDDPRHAELKAELLLDSYAAAMAAVDVGTKRVGPM is encoded by the coding sequence GTGAGCGGCACGCCGCGGCGGCCGAAGCGGCCCAACATCCTGTGGCTGTGCACCGACCAGCAGCGCTACGACACGCTCGGCGCGCAGGGCAACCGCCATGTGCGCACGCCGCGCCTGGACGAGTTGTGGCGCTCCGGCACCGCGTTCACCCACGCCTACTGCCAGAGCCCGATCTGCACGCCGAGCCGCGCCAGCTTCCTGACCGGCACCTACCCGAGCACCTGCCACAACACGCGCAACGGCAACGACACGTTCGTGGGCCGCTTTCCGCTGGTGACGCGGCTGCTGGCCGACGCCGGCTATGACTGCGGGCTGATCGGCAAGCTGCACCTGGCCAGCGCCTACGGGCGCATCGAGCCGCGCGCCGACGACGGCTACCGCTACTGGCGCTACAGCCACGGACCGCGCGACGACTGGCCGGTGGGCCACGACTACGCCGACTGGGTGCGCGCTCACGGCGCCGTGCTCGGCGAGTTGATCCAGGATCCGGCCGGCGTGCCGGCGCCGCTGCACCAGACCACCTGGGCCGCCGAGCGCACCATCGAGTTCATCAACGAGCAACGCGCGGCGGAAACCCCCTGGCTGGCATGCGTGAACATCTACGACCCTCACCCGCCGTTCAATCCGCCGCAGGAGTACCGCGACCGCTACGACCCGGCCGCCATGCCGGGGCCGCTGTTCCGGGACAGCGACCTCGCCCAGCAGGAGCGGCTGGAGGCGGTCGACTTCCAGTCCAAGGGCCGTCCGCCGGACGACCTGGACATCCGCAGCCCGGTTATCCCGGTGTCGCCCGGACGGGAAGGCGCCGCGGCGGCGGGTGCGCCGGGCGGCGATGCGTCCGCCATGCCGGCGCATACCACCGCGCGCGACGCGCGCACCCTGCAGGCCGCCTACTACGCCATGATCGAGCTGATCGACGACCAGGTGGGGCGGGTGCTCGACGCCCTGCGCGAGTCCGGCCAGGCGGACAACACGCTGGTGATCTTCACCAGCGACCACGGCGAGATGCTCGGTGACCACGGCCTGATCCAGAAGGGCTGCCGCTTCTACGAGGGGCTGGTGCGGGTGCCGCTGATCCTGTCCTGGCCGGGTGAGATTGGCGCCGGACAGCGCAGCGATGCCCTGGTGGAGCTCACCGACTTGGCGCCCACGCTGCTGGAAGCGGCCGGCGAGGCGGTGCCGGAGTGGATGCAGGGCCGTTCGCTGCTGCCGATGAGCACCGGCGCCGCCCCGCTCGACCACCACCGGGAGGCGGTGTGGTGCGAGTTCTTCGACGCGCTCGACGCGCCCGACGCCACGCGCGCCACCATGTACCGGCGCGGTCGCTACAAGCTGGTGGTCTACCACGGCCACGGCCTGGGCGAGCTGTACGACCTCGAACGCGACCCCGGCGAGTTCGACAACCTGTGGGACGACCCGCGGCATGCGGAGTTGAAGGCCGAACTGCTGCTGGACAGCTACGCCGCCGCCATGGCCGCCGTCGACGTGGGCACGAAGCGCGTCGGCCCGATGTAG